A window from Pseudomonas alloputida encodes these proteins:
- a CDS encoding NAD(+) kinase: MEQFRNIGIIGRLGSSQVLDTIRRLKKFLLDRHLHVILEDTIAEVLPGHGLQTSTRKLLGEVCDLVIVVGGDGSLLGAARALARHNIPVLGINRGNLGFLTDIRPDELEQKVAEVLDGHYLVENRFLLQAEVRRHHEAIGQGDALNDVVLHPGKSTRMIEFEIYIDGQFVCSQKADGLIVATPTGSTAYALSAGGPIMHPKLDAIVIVPMYPHTLSGRPIVVDGNSELKIVVSKDLQIYPQVSCDGQNHFTCAPGDTITVSKKPHKLRLIHPLDHNYYEVCRTKLGWGSRLGSSDD, from the coding sequence ATGGAGCAATTTCGCAATATCGGTATCATCGGTCGCCTTGGCAGCTCGCAGGTGCTCGACACCATTCGCCGACTGAAAAAATTCCTCCTCGATCGCCACCTGCACGTGATCCTCGAGGACACCATTGCCGAAGTGCTGCCCGGCCACGGCTTGCAGACGTCCACCCGCAAGCTGCTGGGCGAGGTCTGCGACCTGGTCATCGTGGTCGGCGGCGATGGCAGCCTGCTGGGTGCTGCCCGCGCGCTGGCCCGGCACAACATTCCGGTGCTGGGTATCAACCGTGGCAACCTGGGTTTTCTCACCGACATTCGTCCCGACGAGCTGGAACAGAAGGTCGCCGAAGTGCTCGACGGCCACTACCTGGTAGAAAACCGTTTCCTGCTGCAGGCCGAGGTGCGTCGCCACCATGAGGCCATCGGCCAGGGCGATGCGCTGAACGACGTGGTGCTGCACCCGGGCAAGTCCACTCGCATGATCGAGTTCGAGATCTACATCGACGGCCAGTTCGTCTGCAGCCAGAAGGCCGACGGCCTGATCGTCGCCACCCCCACCGGCTCCACCGCCTATGCGCTGTCGGCCGGTGGCCCGATCATGCACCCCAAGCTCGATGCCATCGTCATCGTGCCGATGTACCCGCACACCTTGTCGGGTCGGCCGATCGTGGTTGACGGCAACAGCGAGCTGAAGATCGTGGTGTCCAAGGACCTGCAGATCTACCCGCAGGTGTCCTGTGACGGCCAGAACCACTTCACCTGTGCCCCCGGCGACACCATCACGGTCAGCAAGAAGCCGCACAAGCTGCGCCTGATCCACCCGCTGGACCACAATTACTACGAGGTCTGCCGCACCAAACTGGGTTGGGGCAGCCGCCTGGGGAGCAGTGACGACTGA
- a CDS encoding metallophosphoesterase, producing the protein MLDPARSFDIIGDVHGCALTLERLLDALGYKRVAGVWRHPRRQALFLGDIVDRGPRIREALHIVHDMVEAGQAFCIMGNHEYNALGWVTPALPGSGKAYVREHTPRHARLIDETLTQFAQHPGDWHDFVNWFYQLPLFIDAGRFRLVHACWDPRLIEPLRQQYPDGRIDEHFIQASAVSGSFADTVCNRLLRGTDMRLPDGLTLTGGDGLTRAFFRTKFWEEDPKTYGDIVFQPDALPEEVASTPLSHSQKNALLRYDEDQPMLFVGHYWRSGRPAPIRANLACLDYSAVLYGKLVAYRLDDETRIDPHKFVWVDVDRPQANQ; encoded by the coding sequence ATGCTCGATCCGGCGCGAAGTTTTGACATCATCGGCGACGTGCACGGCTGTGCACTGACCCTTGAACGCCTGCTCGACGCCCTCGGATACAAGCGCGTGGCCGGCGTGTGGCGCCACCCGCGACGTCAGGCGCTGTTCCTTGGCGATATCGTCGACCGCGGGCCACGCATTCGCGAGGCGCTGCACATCGTCCACGACATGGTCGAAGCCGGCCAGGCGTTCTGCATCATGGGCAACCACGAATACAATGCCCTGGGCTGGGTCACCCCGGCGCTGCCTGGCAGCGGCAAGGCCTATGTCCGCGAACACACGCCGCGGCATGCCCGGCTGATCGACGAAACCCTGACTCAGTTTGCCCAGCACCCCGGCGATTGGCACGATTTCGTCAACTGGTTCTACCAGCTGCCGCTGTTCATCGACGCAGGGCGCTTCCGTCTGGTGCACGCCTGCTGGGACCCGCGGCTGATCGAGCCGCTGCGCCAGCAATACCCCGACGGCCGCATCGATGAACACTTCATCCAGGCCTCGGCGGTCAGTGGCAGTTTTGCCGACACAGTGTGCAACCGCCTGTTGCGCGGTACCGACATGCGCCTGCCGGACGGGCTGACGCTGACCGGCGGCGACGGCCTGACCCGCGCGTTTTTCCGCACCAAGTTCTGGGAAGAAGACCCGAAAACCTACGGTGACATCGTGTTCCAGCCTGATGCCCTGCCCGAGGAAGTGGCCAGCACCCCGCTCAGCCACAGCCAGAAGAACGCCTTGCTGCGCTATGACGAAGACCAGCCGATGCTTTTCGTCGGGCATTACTGGCGCAGCGGCCGCCCGGCACCGATCCGCGCCAACCTGGCCTGCCTGGACTACAGCGCCGTGCTCTACGGCAAGCTGGTCGCCTACCGGCTGGATGATGAAACCCGTATCGACCCACACAAGTTCGTCTGGGTCGACGTCGACCGCCCACAGGCCAATCAATGA
- a CDS encoding DUF2797 domain-containing protein codes for MIELARGSLSKMAVSLQAPVVQYSFRLDDTQVPVNPMIGQRLRLEYLGAIHCSHCGKRTKTSFSQGYCYPCMTKLAQCDVCIMAPEKCHYDAGTCREPSWGEQFCMTDHVVYLANSSGIKVGITRATQLPTRWLDQGASQALPIMRVATRQQSGLVEDVLRSQVPDRTNWRALLKGDAEVLDLPAIREQVFEACADGLRELQGRFGLQAIQPLPDAEVVQMNYPVEAYPKKIVSFNLDKDPVAEGTLLGIKGQYLIFDTGVINIRKYTAYQLAVLQ; via the coding sequence TTGATCGAACTCGCACGTGGCTCGTTGAGCAAGATGGCCGTAAGCCTGCAGGCACCGGTGGTGCAGTACAGCTTCCGCCTGGATGACACCCAGGTGCCGGTCAACCCCATGATCGGCCAGCGTCTGCGCCTGGAATACCTCGGCGCCATTCATTGCAGCCATTGCGGCAAGCGCACCAAGACCAGCTTCAGCCAGGGTTACTGCTACCCGTGCATGACCAAGCTGGCTCAGTGCGACGTGTGCATCATGGCCCCGGAAAAATGCCACTACGACGCCGGCACCTGCCGCGAACCGTCGTGGGGCGAACAGTTCTGCATGACCGACCACGTCGTCTACCTGGCCAATTCGTCGGGGATCAAGGTCGGCATCACCCGTGCCACCCAGCTGCCCACCCGCTGGCTCGACCAGGGCGCCAGCCAGGCGTTGCCGATCATGCGCGTGGCCACCCGGCAGCAATCGGGCCTGGTCGAAGACGTGCTGCGCAGCCAGGTGCCGGACCGGACCAACTGGCGCGCGCTGCTCAAGGGCGATGCCGAGGTGCTCGACCTGCCGGCCATCCGGGAGCAGGTCTTCGAAGCCTGCGCCGACGGCCTGCGCGAGCTGCAGGGGCGCTTTGGCCTGCAGGCGATCCAGCCGCTGCCGGACGCCGAAGTGGTGCAGATGAACTACCCGGTCGAGGCGTACCCGAAGAAGATTGTCAGCTTCAACCTCGACAAGGACCCGGTGGCCGAGGGCACGCTGCTGGGCATCAAGGGCCAGTACCTGATCTTCGACACCGGTGTGATCAATATTCGCAAGTACACGGCCTACCAGTTGGCCGTGCTCCAGTAA
- a CDS encoding cytochrome b yields MVSSPPTTHYARLSIALHWLMLVLLAAVYALIELRGLFPKDSAERNLMKDLHFMLGLSVFVLVWLRLAMRLSRPTPPIVPKPPAWQTGLAHLMHLALYLMMIGLPLAGWLILSAADKPVPFFGLELPHLIGPNPDQAKFIKGWHERIGSWGYWLIGLHALAGLYHHYVQRDNTLLRMLPYK; encoded by the coding sequence ATGGTTTCATCCCCCCCCACCACCCATTACGCGCGCCTGTCCATCGCCCTGCATTGGCTGATGCTGGTGCTGCTGGCCGCTGTCTATGCACTCATCGAACTGCGTGGCCTGTTCCCCAAGGACAGCGCCGAACGCAACCTGATGAAAGACCTGCACTTCATGCTCGGGCTCAGCGTGTTCGTGCTGGTCTGGCTGCGCCTGGCCATGCGCCTGAGCCGCCCGACTCCGCCCATCGTGCCCAAACCACCGGCCTGGCAGACCGGCCTGGCGCACCTGATGCACCTGGCACTGTACCTGATGATGATCGGCCTGCCGCTGGCCGGCTGGCTGATCCTCAGTGCCGCCGACAAACCGGTGCCGTTCTTTGGCCTGGAGCTGCCACACCTGATCGGCCCGAACCCGGACCAGGCCAAGTTCATCAAAGGTTGGCATGAGCGTATTGGCAGCTGGGGCTACTGGCTGATCGGCTTGCATGCACTGGCCGGGCTATACCATCACTATGTGCAGCGCGACAACACGCTGTTGCGCATGCTGCCTTACAAGTAA
- a CDS encoding rhomboid family intramembrane serine protease codes for MNIIEVMRLPLSVDLSGFVHLLQRLQVPHRVSEEGDAQVLWAPDTLAEDVLQLYQRYPDGNADLPATADPVGAGAPANAPTQPSLAAQAKACKITTLTLLLCFIVAGLTGLGDNFTTISWFTFLDFRVQGDYLYFSPLAQSLDEGQWWRLVSPMLLHFGVLHLAMNSLWYWELGKRIELRQGPWALLGLTLLFSLVSNLAQHYTSGPSLFGGLSGVLYGLLGHIWLYQWLAPDRYFNLPKGVLVMMLIWLVVCLTGVVGTLGLGQIANAAHVGGLLIGCLTGLLGGALARRKLSA; via the coding sequence ATGAACATTATCGAAGTGATGCGCCTGCCGCTGTCGGTTGACCTCAGCGGCTTCGTCCACCTGTTGCAACGCCTGCAGGTGCCGCACCGGGTCAGCGAGGAGGGTGATGCCCAGGTCCTCTGGGCCCCCGACACCCTGGCCGAAGATGTGCTGCAGCTCTACCAGCGCTACCCCGACGGCAACGCCGACCTGCCGGCCACCGCTGACCCTGTAGGGGCGGGGGCACCGGCGAATGCCCCCACACAACCTTCCCTGGCAGCCCAGGCCAAGGCCTGCAAGATCACCACCCTGACCCTGCTGCTGTGCTTCATCGTCGCCGGCCTCACGGGCCTTGGCGACAACTTCACCACCATCAGCTGGTTCACCTTCCTCGACTTCCGTGTCCAGGGCGACTACCTGTACTTCAGCCCGTTGGCGCAAAGCCTGGATGAAGGCCAGTGGTGGCGCCTGGTATCGCCCATGCTGCTGCATTTCGGTGTGCTGCACCTGGCCATGAACAGCCTGTGGTACTGGGAGCTGGGCAAACGCATCGAACTGCGCCAGGGCCCGTGGGCGTTGCTGGGCCTGACCCTGCTGTTCAGCCTGGTCTCCAACCTGGCCCAGCACTACACCAGCGGGCCGAGCCTGTTTGGCGGCCTGTCCGGCGTGCTGTACGGCCTGCTCGGGCATATCTGGCTGTACCAGTGGCTGGCGCCTGACCGTTACTTCAACCTGCCCAAGGGCGTGCTGGTGATGATGCTGATCTGGCTGGTGGTATGCCTGACCGGCGTGGTCGGCACGCTCGGCCTTGGCCAGATCGCCAATGCCGCCCACGTCGGCGGGCTGCTCATCGGATGCCTGACCGGGCTCTTGGGTGGGGCGCTGGCCCGGCGTAAACTGTCGGCTTGA
- a CDS encoding 1-aminocyclopropane-1-carboxylate deaminase/D-cysteine desulfhydrase: MHVFDLPQAPLHFLDLPWLEQAQVQAATLRLDLIDPLISGNKWFKLRHHLQQAGASNAPGLISLGGNHSNHLHALAAAGKRFGFATVGLLRGHAQDTPTVRDLQALGMELHWLGYGGYRARNEPGFWEPWQARYPGWHCIPEGGGGLAGAQGCALIMQQARAQIAGLGWSDHDAWWLAAGTGTTLAGLVLAEAGAHAVHGALAVPRDHGVPETVAALAGTHGYQLHDACRGGFGKFDDELLTFIADCERRTGVPLEALYTGKALLALRDQVAAGLFKPGSRLIFVHTGGLQGRRGYL, translated from the coding sequence ATGCATGTATTCGACCTCCCCCAAGCCCCGCTGCATTTTCTGGACTTGCCCTGGCTGGAACAAGCCCAGGTCCAGGCCGCCACTCTGCGCCTGGACCTGATCGACCCGCTGATCAGCGGCAACAAGTGGTTCAAACTACGCCACCACCTGCAACAGGCCGGCGCCAGCAACGCTCCAGGCCTGATCAGCCTCGGCGGTAACCATTCCAACCATCTGCACGCCTTGGCCGCTGCCGGCAAGCGTTTCGGCTTCGCCACCGTCGGCCTGTTACGCGGCCATGCCCAGGACACGCCAACCGTGCGTGACCTGCAGGCGCTGGGCATGGAACTGCATTGGCTAGGCTACGGCGGCTACCGTGCACGCAACGAACCCGGCTTCTGGGAACCTTGGCAAGCGCGCTATCCAGGCTGGCACTGCATCCCCGAAGGGGGCGGCGGGCTGGCCGGTGCGCAGGGCTGCGCACTGATCATGCAGCAGGCGCGCGCGCAGATCGCGGGATTGGGCTGGTCAGACCATGACGCCTGGTGGCTGGCTGCCGGAACGGGGACTACCTTGGCCGGCCTTGTACTGGCCGAGGCGGGTGCACATGCCGTGCATGGCGCGCTGGCAGTGCCCAGGGATCATGGGGTGCCAGAGACGGTGGCAGCACTGGCCGGCACGCACGGCTACCAGCTACACGACGCCTGCCGTGGCGGTTTCGGAAAATTCGACGATGAGCTACTGACCTTCATCGCCGACTGCGAGCGGCGCACTGGCGTGCCGCTCGAAGCCCTCTATACCGGCAAGGCTCTGCTGGCCTTGCGTGATCAGGTTGCTGCCGGGCTGTTCAAGCCCGGCAGCCGCCTGATCTTCGTACACACGGGTGGCCTGCAGGGGCGACGCGGTTACTTGTAA
- a CDS encoding YeaC family protein, whose amino-acid sequence MSTFAQMIENITPEIYQSLKLAVEIGKWSDGRKLTAEQKELSLQAVIAWEMKNLPEDQRTGYMGPQECASKSAPIANILFKSDSVH is encoded by the coding sequence ATGTCCACTTTCGCGCAAATGATTGAAAACATCACCCCGGAAATCTACCAGAGCCTGAAACTGGCCGTGGAAATCGGCAAATGGTCCGACGGCCGCAAGCTCACCGCCGAGCAGAAAGAGCTGTCGCTGCAGGCGGTCATCGCCTGGGAGATGAAGAACCTGCCCGAAGACCAGCGCACCGGCTACATGGGCCCACAGGAATGTGCGTCGAAGTCCGCGCCCATCGCCAACATTCTGTTCAAGTCGGACTCGGTACATTGA
- a CDS encoding DUF1853 family protein produces the protein MGLLQGSAAGDDAPIMGETTGQRQTGYARRMTPFAQLHDLPRQLQHSTVRDLAWALLSPPLLSAPPCPQRHPLAGSLWAQQPQRLEQWLRALDADDRPLRAWLAQLGSRRLGHYYERLWQFALSQAPGIELLAANLAIRDGGHTLGELDVVLRDRDGVHHLELAIKLYLGPEDAGHDPHAWLGPGCHDRLGTKLAHLAGHQLPMSTGAHSRQALAQLGVEQVQAQMWLGGYLFYPRPGHAEAPEGANPQHLRGRWLRRRDWVMAEGERWQPLQRHAWLAPARVESGECWQAEQFAAWLHVLEQQAPAHLLVRLVPDADGAWQEAERVFLVGDDWPYLPGN, from the coding sequence ATGGGGCTCCTGCAAGGCTCTGCGGCGGGTGACGATGCGCCGATTATGGGCGAAACCACCGGGCAGCGGCAAACCGGCTATGCTCGCAGGATGACGCCATTCGCCCAGCTTCACGACCTGCCCCGACAACTGCAGCACTCCACCGTGCGTGACCTGGCATGGGCCTTGTTGTCGCCGCCCCTGCTCAGCGCCCCGCCCTGCCCCCAGCGACACCCGCTGGCGGGCAGCCTGTGGGCGCAGCAGCCGCAACGCCTTGAACAATGGTTGCGGGCCCTGGATGCCGATGACCGACCGTTGCGCGCCTGGCTGGCGCAATTGGGCAGCCGGCGCCTGGGGCATTACTACGAACGCCTGTGGCAATTTGCCCTGAGCCAGGCGCCAGGCATCGAGCTGCTGGCCGCCAACCTGGCGATTCGCGACGGCGGGCACACCCTGGGCGAGCTCGACGTGGTGCTGCGCGACCGCGACGGCGTGCACCACCTGGAACTGGCGATCAAGCTGTACCTGGGCCCGGAAGACGCCGGGCACGATCCCCATGCCTGGCTGGGGCCAGGTTGCCATGACCGGCTGGGGACCAAGCTTGCGCACCTGGCGGGGCACCAGTTGCCCATGTCCACGGGAGCGCACAGCCGTCAGGCGCTGGCGCAGCTAGGGGTGGAGCAGGTGCAGGCGCAAATGTGGCTGGGTGGTTACCTGTTCTATCCACGGCCTGGGCATGCCGAGGCGCCGGAGGGCGCCAACCCGCAACATTTGCGGGGGCGCTGGCTTCGTCGGCGGGACTGGGTGATGGCCGAGGGCGAGCGTTGGCAACCGCTGCAGCGGCATGCCTGGCTGGCGCCGGCAAGGGTGGAGTCAGGTGAGTGCTGGCAGGCGGAGCAGTTTGCAGCCTGGCTGCATGTGCTGGAGCAGCAGGCACCGGCGCACTTGCTGGTACGACTGGTGCCTGATGCCGATGGTGCCTGGCAGGAGGCAGAACGGGTGTTTCTGGTGGGTGATGACTGGCCCTATCTGCCCGGTAACTGA
- a CDS encoding TULIP family P47-like protein, protein MLTKGWDTISIVRQDSVNSDLAASWNSLDHEFSYTSDEGYACHGVFDCWSVINGGGGRLLRLRMPIRSGFFEASGTSRSLAGAVAIIEVTLSLLPQGNGQVQLKSAFLHKAGATQPLQGDEGGWLRGITLQDPDGSLGPFASVVLDCICNYLVEHPLQFTHTFATINFSKATAPEWARPRKCTYAYLDSGFLAIMAVCTERDISGLPLDIDVSGISQGGQSSYVLSPRMVLEHLVLPGLLQLYQGATAQDYRLDNTQMVNIPTLRMKAIKSGAIWYTPVVFAGCNPARMLGDFITVDYKGDCDLHAGIDMKWNGWLRMKLVLDGNTINFVKQSSDFRKEVHIPWYLAWLSPIVSLITHIVAAVISDDLISAIAARGGSVKADTIDCVSWSNDTHTASSSYLAEALVINYV, encoded by the coding sequence ATGCTGACAAAAGGATGGGACACCATCAGCATCGTTCGCCAGGACAGCGTGAACAGTGACCTGGCAGCCAGCTGGAACAGCCTCGACCACGAATTTTCCTACACCTCGGATGAAGGCTACGCCTGCCACGGGGTGTTCGACTGCTGGTCGGTCATCAACGGTGGTGGCGGTCGCTTGCTGCGCCTGCGCATGCCTATACGCTCAGGTTTTTTCGAGGCCAGTGGCACCAGCCGCTCGCTGGCCGGCGCGGTTGCCATCATCGAGGTCACCCTGTCGCTGTTGCCACAAGGCAACGGCCAGGTGCAGTTGAAGTCGGCCTTCCTGCACAAGGCCGGAGCCACTCAACCCCTGCAGGGCGACGAAGGCGGCTGGCTGCGCGGCATTACCCTGCAAGACCCCGACGGTTCGCTAGGTCCTTTCGCCTCCGTGGTGTTGGACTGCATCTGCAACTACCTGGTCGAGCATCCCCTACAGTTCACCCATACCTTCGCGACCATCAACTTCAGCAAAGCCACTGCCCCGGAATGGGCCAGACCGCGAAAATGTACCTATGCGTACCTCGATTCAGGTTTCCTGGCGATCATGGCCGTATGTACCGAACGCGACATCAGTGGGCTGCCACTGGATATCGATGTGTCGGGTATCAGCCAGGGTGGACAGTCGAGCTATGTGCTTTCTCCACGCATGGTCCTGGAGCATCTGGTACTGCCCGGGCTACTTCAGCTTTACCAGGGTGCCACGGCGCAGGACTACCGCTTGGACAATACGCAAATGGTCAACATACCGACCTTGCGCATGAAGGCCATCAAATCAGGGGCGATCTGGTACACCCCCGTTGTCTTCGCCGGTTGCAACCCTGCACGAATGCTCGGTGACTTCATCACCGTCGACTATAAGGGCGACTGTGACCTGCACGCAGGTATCGACATGAAGTGGAACGGCTGGCTGAGGATGAAGCTGGTGCTCGATGGCAACACCATCAACTTCGTCAAGCAATCGTCCGACTTCAGAAAGGAAGTGCATATTCCCTGGTACCTGGCCTGGCTCTCGCCCATCGTCAGCCTGATCACCCACATCGTCGCCGCTGTGATCTCCGATGACCTGATCAGCGCCATCGCCGCGCGTGGCGGCTCGGTCAAGGCCGACACCATCGATTGCGTGTCCTGGAGCAACGACACCCATACCGCTTCGTCGAGCTACCTCGCCGAGGCCCTTGTCATCAACTACGTGTGA
- a CDS encoding NADPH-dependent 2,4-dienoyl-CoA reductase encodes MAADRYPHLLAPLDLGFTTLRNRTLMGSMHTGLEERPGGFERMAAYFAERARGGVGLMVTGGIAPNDEGGVYSGAAKLSTEEEADKHRIVTEAVHAAGGKICLQILHAGRYAYSPRQVAPSAIQAPINPFKPKELDEAGIEKQIADFVNCAVLAQRAGYDGVEIMGSEGYFINQFLAAHTNHRTDRWGGSYENRMRLAVEIVSRVRGAVGPNFIIIFRLSMLDLVEGGSTWDEIELLAKAIEQAGATLINTGIGWHEARIPTIATKVPRAAFSKVTAKLRGVVSIPLITTNRINTPEVAEAVLAEGDADMVSMARPFLADPDFVNKAAAGRADEINTCIGCNQACLDHTFGGKLTSCLVNPRACHETELNYLPVRTVKRIAVVGAGPAGLAAATVAAERGHAVTLFDAASEIGGQFNVAKRVPGKEEFFETLRYFRNKVKSTGVDLRLNTRVDVQALVGGGFDEVILATGIAPRTPDIAGVEHAKVLSYLDVLLERKPVGKSVAVIGAGGIGFDVSEYLVHQGVATSQDRAAFWKEWGIDTHLQARGGVAGIKAEPHAPARQVYLLQRKKSKVGDGLGKTTGWIHRTGLKNKGVQMLNSVEYLGIDDAGLHIRVDGGEPQVLAVDNVVICAGQDPLRELQEGLVAAGQSVHLIGGADVAAELDAKRAINQGSRLAAEL; translated from the coding sequence ATGGCCGCCGACCGCTACCCGCACCTGCTTGCTCCGCTGGACCTGGGCTTTACCACCTTGCGCAACCGCACCCTGATGGGCTCGATGCACACCGGCCTCGAAGAGCGCCCCGGCGGCTTCGAGCGCATGGCAGCTTACTTTGCCGAGCGCGCCCGGGGCGGCGTTGGCCTGATGGTCACGGGCGGCATTGCGCCCAATGATGAAGGCGGGGTGTATTCCGGTGCGGCAAAGCTCAGCACCGAGGAAGAGGCCGACAAGCACCGCATCGTCACCGAGGCGGTGCACGCTGCCGGTGGCAAGATCTGCCTGCAGATACTGCATGCCGGGCGCTACGCCTACAGCCCACGGCAGGTGGCACCTAGCGCGATCCAGGCGCCGATCAACCCGTTCAAGCCCAAAGAGCTGGATGAGGCGGGCATCGAGAAGCAGATCGCCGACTTCGTCAATTGTGCCGTGCTGGCTCAGCGTGCCGGTTACGACGGCGTCGAAATCATGGGTTCGGAAGGCTACTTCATCAACCAGTTCCTGGCCGCCCACACCAACCACCGCACCGACCGCTGGGGCGGCAGTTATGAAAACCGCATGCGCCTGGCAGTGGAAATCGTCAGCCGGGTGCGTGGCGCGGTAGGGCCGAACTTCATCATCATCTTCCGCCTGTCGATGCTCGACCTGGTCGAGGGTGGCAGCACCTGGGACGAGATCGAGCTGCTGGCCAAGGCCATCGAGCAGGCCGGCGCGACCTTGATCAACACCGGAATCGGTTGGCACGAGGCGCGTATTCCGACCATCGCCACCAAAGTGCCGCGTGCGGCCTTCAGCAAAGTCACCGCCAAGTTGCGCGGCGTGGTGAGCATTCCGCTGATCACCACCAACCGCATCAACACCCCGGAAGTGGCCGAGGCAGTGCTGGCCGAGGGCGATGCGGACATGGTCTCGATGGCGCGACCGTTTCTCGCCGACCCGGACTTCGTCAACAAGGCCGCTGCCGGTCGTGCGGATGAAATCAACACCTGCATCGGCTGCAACCAGGCCTGCCTGGACCATACCTTCGGCGGCAAGCTGACCAGTTGCCTGGTCAACCCGCGGGCCTGCCACGAGACCGAACTCAACTACTTGCCTGTACGTACGGTGAAGCGCATTGCCGTGGTCGGCGCCGGCCCGGCTGGCCTGGCGGCGGCCACCGTGGCGGCCGAGCGGGGCCACGCGGTGACCCTGTTTGACGCCGCCAGCGAAATCGGTGGCCAGTTCAACGTGGCCAAGCGGGTGCCGGGCAAGGAAGAATTCTTCGAAACGCTGCGTTACTTCCGCAACAAGGTCAAAAGCACGGGCGTCGACCTGCGCCTGAATACCCGCGTGGATGTGCAGGCACTGGTGGGCGGCGGCTTTGATGAAGTCATCCTGGCTACCGGCATCGCCCCGCGTACCCCGGACATCGCGGGCGTGGAGCATGCCAAGGTGCTCAGCTACCTGGACGTGCTGCTCGAGCGCAAGCCGGTGGGCAAGTCGGTGGCCGTGATTGGCGCGGGAGGTATCGGCTTCGATGTGTCCGAGTACCTGGTGCATCAGGGCGTGGCCACCAGTCAGGACCGAGCGGCATTCTGGAAAGAGTGGGGCATCGATACCCATCTTCAGGCGCGAGGTGGTGTGGCCGGGATCAAGGCCGAGCCGCATGCTCCGGCGCGGCAGGTGTACCTGTTGCAGCGCAAGAAATCCAAGGTGGGCGACGGGCTCGGCAAGACGACCGGCTGGATTCACCGCACCGGGTTGAAGAACAAGGGGGTGCAGATGCTCAACAGTGTCGAGTATCTGGGTATCGACGATGCCGGCCTGCACATTCGTGTGGACGGCGGCGAGCCCCAGGTGCTGGCGGTGGATAACGTGGTGATCTGTGCCGGGCAAGATCCGCTGCGCGAGCTGCAGGAAGGGCTGGTGGCGGCGGGGCAGTCGGTGCACCTGATCGGCGGCGCGGATGTGGCGGCCGAGCTGGATGCCAAGCGGGCGATCAACCAAGGCTCGCGGTTGGCGGCTGAGCTCTGA